Sequence from the bacterium genome:
CAATACAGGGAGCTTGCTGCATTTGCTCAGTTTTCTACAGAGCTTGATAAAGCAACCCTTGCTCAAATAACAAGGGGCGAGAGGATGGTAGAGGTATTAAAACAGGAGCAATATAAACCAATGCCCCTTGCAAAGCAGGTAATGCTAATAAACGCAGGTGTTGAGGGATTTCTTGATTCTATTCCAAAGGAACAGGTGGCTCTCTTTGAAAATGCCTTCTTTAAATTTATGGAGGAAAAATATCCAGAGATAGAAAAAGAATTACAGGAAAAAAAGGATTTTGTTGGTTCTCTAAAGGAGCGTCTTGATAAAGCAATATTGGAGTTTAAGGAAGAATTTGAAAAAAAGGTATGATAAGGGCTTTTACGCTTGAATATTGGATAGATGATGGCTGGTATATTGGAAGGCTTAAGGAGGTTCCTTCTGTATTTAGTCAAGGCTCTTCTCTAAAAGAATTGAAAGAAAATATAAAGGATGCATATAAATTGATGAGAGAAGAAGAAATATTGTCTTATAGTGAGATACAGAAAGAAGAAATTAGAATTGAGGTTTGAAGCGATATGATTTTATTAGAGAGCT
This genomic interval carries:
- a CDS encoding type II toxin-antitoxin system HicB family antitoxin, yielding MIRAFTLEYWIDDGWYIGRLKEVPSVFSQGSSLKELKENIKDAYKLMREEEILSYSEIQKEEIRIEV